A stretch of the Desulfatibacillum aliphaticivorans DSM 15576 genome encodes the following:
- a CDS encoding SEC-C metal-binding domain-containing protein: MVHGDKELEEKLGRNDPCPCGSTRRFKNCCMKTKRYDGSLRDHYF, translated from the coding sequence ATCGTTCACGGGGACAAGGAGCTTGAAGAAAAACTCGGCAGGAACGACCCCTGCCCCTGCGGATCCACCAGACGATTCAAGAACTGCTGCATGAAAACCAAGCGGTACGACGGATCGCTGAGGGACCACTACTTTTAG
- a CDS encoding TetR family transcriptional regulator, whose translation MKNRILDHALELLGQKGFDGLTMRGVARSMGVSSGTLYVYYENKDELYLAVLTKGFERLHEKCRTALEGVAAPMDRLKALAAAYLDFGLEDSHFYNLMFTWHVPKFQDYFGTPMEAAASHELAVSQEFYNFALQPIREIGKHLKGRKESDPCQKTGVFYGDAKMEAEALVKGYESRFAGGAVIVRPSNVIGPGSVWVAQVGAIIQGGGFAKLVWQAAKRMPITTRQAH comes from the coding sequence ATGAAAAACCGCATCCTGGACCACGCCCTGGAACTGCTGGGGCAAAAAGGATTCGACGGGCTGACCATGCGGGGCGTGGCGCGCAGCATGGGGGTGTCCAGCGGCACGCTTTACGTTTACTACGAAAATAAGGACGAACTGTACCTTGCGGTCCTGACCAAAGGCTTTGAGCGGCTGCACGAAAAATGCCGCACGGCCCTGGAAGGGGTTGCGGCTCCCATGGACCGGCTCAAGGCTTTGGCCGCGGCCTACCTGGATTTCGGCCTGGAGGACTCCCATTTTTACAACCTCATGTTCACCTGGCATGTGCCCAAGTTTCAAGACTACTTCGGCACGCCCATGGAAGCGGCCGCCAGCCACGAGTTGGCGGTCTCCCAGGAGTTTTACAACTTCGCGCTCCAGCCTATCCGTGAAATAGGCAAGCATCTTAAAGGGCGCAAGGAATCCGATCCCTGCCAAAAGACCGGCGTGTTTTACGGGGACGCCAAAATGGAGGCCGAAGCCCTGGTCAAAGGTTATGAATCCCGGTTTGCCGGCGGCGCCGTAATCGTCCGGCCCTCCAACGTCATCGGCCCAGGAAGCGTGTGGGTGGCCCAAGTTGGGGCCATTATCCAGGGCGGCGGTTTCGCCAAACTGGTCTGGCAGGCGGCCAAGCGCATGCCCATCACCACAAGGCAGGCGCATTGA
- a CDS encoding TetR/AcrR family transcriptional regulator produces MGKVRQPQQDRSIKTRAAIMNAAFALFAEKGIHGTNSKEIVKKAGVSIGSFYAYFKNKKTLLLEMLEDYLDRHYTAIWGEVNSSPPEKWGEEEVRSLVRHVFRAYDISPEFHRQTHALRYSDPDINEVYERDRERQVAQLESLIITFKDLLHIKDARASALIIHNSVENAAHTAKFIGHRMEEERLINALTNMIYQFIKPR; encoded by the coding sequence GCGGCTTTCGCCTTGTTTGCGGAAAAAGGCATCCACGGGACCAATTCCAAGGAGATCGTGAAGAAGGCCGGGGTTTCCATCGGCAGCTTTTACGCCTATTTCAAGAATAAGAAGACCCTGCTTTTGGAGATGCTGGAGGACTATCTGGACAGGCACTACACCGCCATTTGGGGAGAGGTGAACTCATCCCCGCCTGAGAAATGGGGGGAGGAGGAAGTGCGAAGCCTGGTTCGGCATGTGTTCAGGGCTTACGATATATCCCCGGAATTCCACCGCCAGACCCACGCCCTGCGCTATTCCGATCCGGACATCAACGAGGTGTATGAAAGGGACCGGGAAAGGCAGGTGGCCCAGTTGGAGTCCCTTATTATTACTTTCAAGGATCTGCTGCACATTAAGGACGCCCGCGCTTCCGCTCTGATAATCCATAATTCCGTGGAAAACGCGGCCCACACCGCCAAGTTCATAGGCCATCGCATGGAGGAGGAACGCCTCATCAACGCCCTCACAAACATGATCTACCAGTTTATCAAACCCCGGTAA